From the Chelonoidis abingdonii isolate Lonesome George chromosome 4, CheloAbing_2.0, whole genome shotgun sequence genome, the window CACACACTCCACATTTTGTAGCTTGAGCTGGCTGGGGATcgggctgggcagtgcagccccTGGAGCAGTTCTGGGTCTCTTTGCTGTGGCTCCCTGTCCTGGGAGGGATCAATGCAACCACGCCACGAAACGTGCCCTGGACCGGGCTCTGATCTGCTCGCTCCGGGTGGGAACCAAACTACACAGGGTGGTGGCGTGTAGGGAGCGAAGGGTTAACCCcacactcctccccttcccagagcacATGGTGCCACCATCAGGGGGCTGGAATAGCGCAGGGACCTTCCTGTccagccccccccagctcctcctgccctggCGGGTCTGCTCCCGAGCCGGACTCCTGGGCGCTGCTGGGCGAGTCCCCGCCTGCAGCCCCGTGGATCGCCCCGGCCGGGCGGTGAGCGGGAGCGCCGGGGAGGCACAGCCAGAGGCCGCCCCAgggagggaaacagcagcagaggcaggaaatCGCTGCCTGGAGGAAGCGGCCGCAGGGACAAGGGGATCAGAGCCGAagtggggctgggactggagaaATTCTTCCCCAGCAACACGTGGGGGTCTGTGCtgctgagcccccagccctgggctgcctggGGGGAAGTTTTGAAGGGTTTAATAGTCATTTATCAAACCAGGACTTCCCCTCTTTGCTCCCCTGCAGGTAGAATTCCCTGGCCCTGACTCCGGGGGTCTCCGAGATGGAGCGCGGGGAAGAGTTGTGTGTCCCGGTTCTCCAGGGCGCCGAGGGAAGGGCGATCCCCCGAGGTGTCTGCACAGGTGAGGAAGACCCTCTATGCGTTAACAGCAGGCCCTGCTAGAGCTGGAGATGGTGATGGCCAGAAGGGGCTGTTCTGGGGATCTGGAGTCACACCCCAGAGCTGGAGGGCCAGTGTCAATGATCCGCAAAGGCAGGGGAGAAGCCAGGAGCTGGCAGTAGTGGCATCCAATTATTTAAGTTTCTGTAGCAATTCATAATCTGCCCTCCAGCGTATCCCAGACCATCAGtgccacccagcacctgcacatgAGCCCAGCAACTGAATTTAACCAAAGTATCACATGCCACCATAGGCTAAACTGTGAGTTGCCACAGTCAGAGAATAGGAGAGACCGAGGcgcaccagtgcctgaggcccccaCAGTGGAAGGTACTTGGTTAAGTGAGAGATTCCCCAGATGATCCTAGCCAGTGATCCACACCTACATGCTGCAAAActaaggcctggtgtacactgaGGAGTGTCgatcagctacattattcacgtaggtGAAGTTGTGTAACTCAGAaatcaacatacttagatctactcaccgcaatgtcttcactgcggtaagtcgacagctgatgctcccccatcgactccgcctgcgcctctcgccctggtggagtaccggagttgaggGGAGAGCACTCGgcagtcgatttatcgtgtctagactagacgggataaatcaacccccgctggatccATCGCTGCCCGTAGATCcagccagtagtgtagacaagcccttagaggaAGATGTAAAAcacccaaggtctctgccagtctAACCTGGGGGCAGAATTTGTTCCTTACCCCATATATGGCGCTTAGTTAGACCGTGGtacctgggggtacgcagagatcttccagggggtacgtcaactcatccagatatttgcctagttttataacaggctacataaaaagcactagccaagtcagtacaaactaaaatgtcacacAGACAGTGGCTTATTTATACGGCTCTATAGTCTATACACTGaaaagtaagtacaatatttatattccaattgatttatttcataattatatggtaaaaatgagagagccATTTTTCAATACTACTGTGGCTGAGAcagttgtatttttatgtctgactttgtAAACAAGTTGTTTTCaagggaggtgaaacttgggggtacacaagacaaatcaggctcctgaaaggggtccagtagtctggaaaggttgaaaatcactgaattagaccctgagcatgtgcgcTCGACCCAGCCAGCCAACCACCAGAGAGTGCACAGTGCTACCTCAGAGCCCTGCCCAACTGCTTGTGTCCCATCTCCAACCATGGCCATCatcagtgcttcagaggaagaagactCAGGGGAAAAAGTCAGCCTCCCAAAACACACTTGGGGGAGAAGAGCCCTCCCTACCTCTTGCCAGtggacatagggtgaccagacagcaaatgtgaaaaatcgggacagggggtgaggggtaataggagcctatataagaaaaagacccaaaaatcgggacttcTGGTCATTCTAGGTGGACAACTGAAACCCTGAAGTATCagtttttaggaacataagacataaaccagaaATGAGCCCTGCCCTCCCACATCACATTAGCACTCAAATTTGTCCAGTTCTCTTAAAATTAATCtttattccccccacacacacactccccattgggaggctgttccagaacctcacttctctgatgattagaaaccttctaatttccagccagAATTTGTTCTGCCCTGTCTTGCTCAGTATCCGACACTCGCAGATCCCAAGGCCGGAAGTGTGGGATTTATTTTGTCTTGCCAGCTGTATAGCACAGGCTGttgaacttccccagaataattgcTTTAGAACTAGAGCAAATCTTTTCAGAAAGaatcctatcttgatttaaaacttatcgaagatggagaatccattgtGACCCTTGCCAAGTTGTTTTGATGGTTAATTCCCCTCaaagttaaaaatttacaccatatttccagactgaatttgtctagccttaACTTCTGGCctttggattgtgttagaccttcatcttctagattgaagagtccattatcaaattCCCCTCCCCAAGCTTTCCTCTGAGGGCTTAGCTGGATCATTGGAGCAAAGCCACTTCCCCTGTGGGGAAGGGTTTGGGAAAATTCACCTCCTATCCATCAGATTTGCCACTCACTCTCTCCCCAGTGAAGAGGCCCTGGCTGGATTCTCCCTCTCTCCTAGCAGGTGCCAGGATGGAGACAAAGAGTCCGAAGAAGGAAGGGCCTACAGGAGCAGAGCCACACTGGATGTCCCAGAGCATTAAGCAAGAAGAGGCCAGTGGGGCTGGATGGCCGGAGGAGATCAACACGATGTCTCCAGAGGAGATCGGCATCAGGATGATGATGGCACACAACCGAGCCCAGCGGGGGGAGAGCCCCTACAGCTGCTTGGACTGTGAGaagagcttcagccagagctctcacctggtccagcaccagcgcatccacacaGGCCAGAAGCCCTACAAATGCaccgagtgtgggaaaagctttgtTCTCAGCTCCAACCTCCTGGAGCACCAGCGCATCCATACTGGGGAGCGCCCCTACAAGTGCGACCAGTGTGAGAAGACCTTCAGCCAGAGTTCCCACCTCTTCCagcaccagcgcatccacacgGGCGAGCGGCCCTATCAGTGCACCGAGTGCGGGAAGAGTTTCAACCGCAATTACACCCTTGTGAAGCATTACCACACCCACGTCGGGGAACAGCCCTTCATCTGCagcgagtgcgggaaaagcttcagcctCGGCTCCTTTGCCCAGCATGTCCGCACCCATACAGGCGAAAAGCCCTACAGCTGTGCTGAGTGCGGCAAGAGTTTCAGCAGCAGTTCCAACTTGAGCCAGCACCGGCgcatccacactggggagaaACCTTACAGCTGTGGCcactgcgggaaaagcttcagccagagctccaacCTCATCAAGCACCGGCGCATCCACACCGGAGAGAGACCCTACAGCTGTCCTGAGTGTGGCAAGACCTTCAACCAGAGCTCGTCGCTCATGCAGCACCGGCGAATCCACCGTGGCGAACGGCCCTACGAATGCACTGAGTGCGGGAAGCGCTTCAGCGTCAGCTCCCACCTGGTGGAGCACCGGAGGATCCACAGGGGCGAAAAGCCTTACAAGTGTGTCGACTGTGGGAAGAGCTTTGGCTGCAACTCATCCCTGATGAAACACCAGCGCATAcacaccggggagcggccctACAAGTGCCCTGAGTGTGGGAAGTGCTTCATTGACAGCTCCAAGCTCAACAACCACCGGCGCACCCACACTGGAGAGCGGCCCTACAAATGCACCAACTGCGGGAAGGGCTTTGGAGACAGCTCCGCGCTCATGAAGCACCAGAGGACGCACACCAAGTAGACACCTAGCAGATGGGGAGGGAGGCACTGGTGTCtctctagagggtgaaattgacATGCCCTGGGGATCAGGGGCCTCTATAAAGGGAGAAATTGATGTGCCATCTGGGGAGACAAGGGCACCTTTATAGCGAGTAAATTGATGTCCTTTCTTCCAACCCCTAATGGTCAGCAAGACATACCCATCCATCTTGGAAACCCTGGCTCCTACCCTCAACTCATGCCAGTGTCCTTTTGCCTGCAGCAAGCTGCAGGCCTGATCTGaagccccttcctccctcccctactTACAGTGGATCAAGTGCAGAGGGCCTCTGCGAGGATCCCAAAGTGGCAGGAAATGCTAAGGCAAATCATCCAGCAGTGATGTCTGCCACAGGGATTTGTAGAGAGGAAATAAGCAAACAGTGAGGTTTAGTGAttaggcctgggagccaggacttctgggttctgtcctCAGGGAGGGGAGTAGTGTCTAGTGGGTGATAGcagagggggctgagagccaggactcatGGATTGGATTCCCAGCTATGTGTGGGTTTTAGAAGGTGAAATCAGAGTTTGTGTGCAGTTGTGGATAGGTGTCTAGTTTAGAGCAGGGGCCTGACAATCAGACCTCCTGTGTTCTACACCCAGCTCTGGCACTTtacccttctgtgcctcagtttcttcttcaCCTGTCAAATGAGAATAATGGTACCAGCTTGTTTCTAGTGTTTTGAGAGTCATAGATGAAAAGTGCttattattctgtatttgatGAGTAATTGTCTAAGCTAGAAGTGACCCTCATTTCACCTGCATTTTTCATGCTCTAGCTGTAGAGCATAGATCTTTAGGTCTTTTCTTAATCTGGTTTGCAGTAATTAAGATCCACTATTGAGGTCTCATTTCTCTTAACCAACCAGGAGAAGAAATGTAAAGGGATCCTAGACAAGGAAATAAAACTGGGGATTGTGCCCTTTAATTTTACTACTTTATGATGCACAAAACAAAGcctggggaaggggcggagggaATCAACCTGCTTGGGACATTAGAAATTTGGGAGTTGTATAACTTGGAAGTCTCTTGGGAAGACTGGAGAATTGGGTCTGATCAGTTAAACCTGATTGAACGTGGAGAATGGCTTTACAACATAAGGCAAGTTAATGTCCATTTCGTGAGATATCTTAGAGGCCTAATTTTCAGgtggaagtgctcagcattgtCTGAAAATTGAGCCCCCTTAACCGTTAACAGTTGGGCACTGACTATCACCATTGAAAGTTTTGGTCCAaatctttaaaaatcaagattttctCTCCCAACATGTTTCTTGGGTAACTGAGGTAGATAAGTGACAACAAAGTGAGCTTGTCAGAGTCTTTGCCTGTGTTAAAATTTCTGCATCATGGGGTGCTCTACTCACTACAGGAGCACCTCCTTGTGGCCTcagctggggattagctctgccagtctGGTGGCCCTTCCTGCACAtgctcactccatctctctctcgGGACTCAATGGCTCCCTCTTcgtggcttggccctctggcccATCAGTGCGGCCATTTCCCCAGTGGCTAGTAGAGGAACCCAGGTCTGGCCtcttctctgggttccagctcagggaccctacTCTGCTATGTCCCACACATCACTGCTGTTTCTCTGGTCTGCTTCCTACGTGGTCTCTGTCCAGCTTCCTCTCCATCCTCCTCCAGGTTTGCCTTTCCCTCTGGGCCAAGCTCCCTGCTCTCCCAAGCCCCACAGAGTGACTACagacctccctgcagcccctttctgcccTCAGCTACCTGGCTTTCTACAAGCCCTTCCTATTCCTGTCCAGGTGAGCGTCATCCTTTAATTAGTCCTttctgctccctggctcccctCAGGGTGCAGCCTTGATGGTTAATTGGTCCAACTAGCCATGTCAAGCCCTTCAGAGGTGGTGTGGGGTGAATGCCTCCATCAGACGTGGGTTTACAGGGTCTGTGCTACATCCCAGCCTTTCAACAGTCTCCTGGGAGTAACCCTTTTAGTGTGGCAGACCCTCAGGGGGACACACAGTTCCACCAGGGGAGGCCATGCGGCCTATCAGACTCCAGGATTGGGTCTTCAGGCTTCAGCACCCCTGTTTGCCACCGGGAGCTCCTACAGCAAGTCTGACAGATCAGACTTCTGCAGAGACATTCTCGTCTCAGGGAGAGATGCAGCCCATTGCGTATTAGCAGTGATGCTGAGCTCTTTCCCTCCCTGCAGAGTCTCAGAGGAAGTTGCCTGCTCTTTCCAGGCCCAGCAGCTAAGCGTTCTTGTTCAGTCATTGGGGCTCCCATTATGTCTTCCGGATCTTTCATTCAGGTGCGTTGATTCTGCTTCTAAAGCCACCTTGGAACCATCTCAGACAGTCCACCTGCCATTCTGCCAGCCCTCATTCCCCGTTCTACTCAGTGTAAAGCCATACAAAGTGCACAGGGAAACTAAGACACGCATATGGATCATAAAAATATTACGAACATTCCCATGTACGTCACAGCATAACAGACACTCTGGAGAAAAATCTTCTTCGTTAAAAGTTCACCAACCCTTTGCCTTGGGAATTCTGTTAAGCTCTTGAGCCTCCTCACCCGATGCTTCACAGGgaaataaaataagaacataCATTCCTGGTGTTGctaaggtttaaaaaataaaccccagCCCTTCCCTTAGCCCTGTTGTATTTCTACAGGCAAAGCTGTCAATGAGggtcagtgggagctttgatGGAATTGTATCTGCAAGGCAGAATTCTTTATAAAAAAACAGCCATGTGGAACTATTTATACTTAAGAAAAAGTGATTCTTCTGTTCTTGGAGCTGAATAGGTTAGAGGAGGGCTttgagtcaggacttctgggttttcttccagctctgggaggggaatgggttaGAGGGGACCTGGGAGTCAGGCCACCAGTGTTCTATCCCTGGCGCTTGAGGAGAAGTGGGGTCTAGAGGTTGGAACAGAGGACAAAATGGAAATCT encodes:
- the LOC116815097 gene encoding uncharacterized protein LOC116815097 isoform X2, whose translation is MERGEELCVPVLQGAEGRAIPRGVCTGARMETKSPKKEGPTGAEPHWMSQSIKQEEASGAGWPEEINTMSPEEIGIRMMMAHNRAQRGESPYSCLDCEKSFSQSSHLVQHQRIHTGQKPYKCTECGKSFVLSSNLLEHQRIHTGERPYKCDQCEKTFSQSSHLFQHQRIHTGERPYQCTECGKSFNRNYTLVKHYHTHVGEQPFICSECGKSFSLGSFAQHVRTHTGEKPYSCAECGKSFSSSSNLSQHRRIHTGEKPYSCGHCGKSFSQSSNLIKHRRIHTGERPYSCPECGKTFNQSSSLMQHRRIHRGERPYECTECGKRFSVSSHLVEHRRIHRGEKPYKCVDCGKSFGCNSSLMKHQRIHTGERPYKCPECGKCFIDSSKLNNHRRTHTGERPYKCTNCGKGFGDSSALMKHQRTHTK
- the LOC116815097 gene encoding uncharacterized protein LOC116815097 isoform X1; amino-acid sequence: MERGEELCVPVLQGAEGRAIPRGVCTAGARMETKSPKKEGPTGAEPHWMSQSIKQEEASGAGWPEEINTMSPEEIGIRMMMAHNRAQRGESPYSCLDCEKSFSQSSHLVQHQRIHTGQKPYKCTECGKSFVLSSNLLEHQRIHTGERPYKCDQCEKTFSQSSHLFQHQRIHTGERPYQCTECGKSFNRNYTLVKHYHTHVGEQPFICSECGKSFSLGSFAQHVRTHTGEKPYSCAECGKSFSSSSNLSQHRRIHTGEKPYSCGHCGKSFSQSSNLIKHRRIHTGERPYSCPECGKTFNQSSSLMQHRRIHRGERPYECTECGKRFSVSSHLVEHRRIHRGEKPYKCVDCGKSFGCNSSLMKHQRIHTGERPYKCPECGKCFIDSSKLNNHRRTHTGERPYKCTNCGKGFGDSSALMKHQRTHTK